One genomic region from Terriglobus aquaticus encodes:
- a CDS encoding glycoside hydrolase family 127 protein, which yields MASLLDWLGAEQRQGDAVEMGPTRRQVLQWGAGSVAAAAVSGSTLAMAADRAKPSPQEPQAFTPLPLGEVKPAGWLQRQLRIQADGMTGHLYEFWPDVGPTSGWLGGTGESWERGPYYLDGLLPLAVLLDDARLRTLANRFVEWTLTHQQANGQIGPASNDDWWPRMVMCKVLQQHYEATQDERVVPLLTRYFHYQLAAMPAAPLHDWGKFRWQDEALVMQWLHTKTGDPKLLELVSLLKQQGFDWVGSFADFPFKGKVDSKAILDGVGGANNAHGYQSHGVNNGMALKTAAVEARMGDVAGKRSGFYRQMGALDEYHGLPNGMFSCDEHLAGRNPSQGSELCTVVETMFSLEVALAMFGDAPIADRLEKIAYNALPGTITADMWAHQYDQQPNQVQCSLNTKPWTTNGPESNLFGLEPHFGCCTANYHQGWPKFVASLWMRSSDDGLAAVAYGPCTVNTTVRGVRVRAEQQTEYPFRERVTIAVNPEKAVRFPLQLRVPEWAKNATVRVNGEAFAGAVKPGSFAVIDREWKSGDRVEVHLPMQPRISRWFNQSVALERGPLVFSYSPGEHWVKLRDRGLTADWQVFPDRGWNYALAVDEKSAGALAVQEGDIGAMPFAAESESVRLTVPARQLDAWRVEDGVAPPPPVSPVKTAADAETVELVPYGSARLRVTAFPAVSG from the coding sequence GTGGCATCGCTTCTAGACTGGCTGGGCGCGGAACAGCGCCAGGGAGATGCCGTGGAGATGGGTCCGACACGTCGGCAGGTGTTGCAGTGGGGAGCGGGGTCGGTTGCGGCGGCCGCGGTGAGCGGATCGACGTTGGCGATGGCGGCGGATCGTGCGAAGCCCAGCCCGCAGGAGCCGCAGGCGTTTACGCCGTTGCCGCTGGGCGAGGTAAAGCCTGCGGGATGGCTGCAGCGGCAGTTGCGCATCCAGGCTGATGGCATGACCGGGCACCTGTACGAGTTCTGGCCCGACGTGGGGCCGACCAGTGGATGGCTGGGCGGAACGGGCGAAAGCTGGGAGCGCGGGCCGTACTACCTGGACGGCTTGTTGCCGCTGGCGGTGTTGCTGGACGATGCCCGGCTGCGCACGCTGGCGAACCGCTTCGTGGAATGGACGCTGACGCACCAGCAGGCGAACGGGCAGATCGGCCCGGCGAGCAACGACGACTGGTGGCCGCGCATGGTTATGTGCAAGGTGCTGCAGCAGCACTACGAGGCGACGCAGGACGAACGGGTGGTTCCGCTACTGACGCGGTACTTCCACTACCAGTTGGCGGCGATGCCGGCAGCTCCGTTGCATGACTGGGGCAAGTTCCGCTGGCAGGACGAGGCACTGGTGATGCAGTGGCTCCATACGAAGACGGGGGACCCGAAGCTGCTGGAGTTGGTGTCGTTGCTGAAGCAGCAGGGCTTCGACTGGGTCGGCAGCTTTGCCGACTTCCCGTTCAAGGGCAAGGTGGACAGCAAGGCCATTCTGGACGGCGTGGGCGGCGCGAACAACGCGCACGGCTACCAGAGCCACGGCGTGAACAACGGCATGGCGCTGAAGACGGCGGCGGTCGAGGCGCGCATGGGCGATGTTGCAGGCAAGCGCAGCGGCTTCTATCGGCAGATGGGTGCGCTGGACGAGTACCACGGTCTGCCGAACGGCATGTTCAGTTGCGACGAGCACCTGGCGGGCCGCAACCCGAGCCAGGGATCGGAGCTGTGCACGGTCGTGGAAACGATGTTCTCGCTGGAGGTGGCGCTGGCGATGTTTGGCGATGCGCCGATTGCGGATCGGCTGGAGAAGATTGCCTACAACGCTCTGCCGGGCACGATCACGGCGGACATGTGGGCGCACCAGTACGACCAGCAGCCAAACCAGGTGCAGTGCAGCCTGAACACCAAGCCGTGGACGACAAACGGGCCGGAGTCGAACCTGTTCGGACTGGAGCCGCACTTTGGCTGCTGCACGGCGAACTATCACCAGGGCTGGCCGAAGTTTGTAGCGAGCTTATGGATGCGTTCGAGCGATGACGGCCTGGCTGCGGTGGCGTACGGACCGTGTACGGTGAACACGACGGTGCGCGGCGTGCGGGTGCGTGCGGAGCAGCAGACGGAATATCCGTTTCGCGAGCGCGTGACGATTGCGGTGAATCCGGAGAAGGCTGTGCGATTTCCGCTGCAGTTGCGTGTGCCGGAATGGGCGAAGAACGCGACGGTGCGCGTGAATGGCGAAGCGTTCGCGGGTGCGGTGAAGCCGGGTAGCTTTGCCGTGATCGATCGCGAGTGGAAGAGTGGTGATCGCGTGGAGGTGCACCTGCCGATGCAGCCGCGCATCTCGCGCTGGTTCAACCAGTCGGTGGCGCTGGAGCGTGGGCCGCTGGTGTTCAGCTATTCGCCGGGCGAGCACTGGGTGAAGCTGCGCGATCGAGGGCTGACTGCGGACTGGCAGGTGTTTCCGGATCGCGGGTGGAACTATGCGCTGGCTGTCGATGAGAAGAGTGCCGGCGCGCTTGCGGTGCAGGAAGGCGACATTGGCGCGATGCCGTTTGCGGCGGAGTCGGAGTCCGTACGGCTCACCGTGCCTGCGCGGCAGCTGGATGCATGGCGCGTGGAGGATGGCGTGGCGCCACCGCCGCCGGTGTCTCCGGTGAAGACGGCTGCGGATGCTGAGACCGTGGAGCTGGTGCCCTACGGGAGTGCGCGGTTGCGGGTCACGGCGTTCCCGGCTGTGTCTGGCTGA